The nucleotide window AAATGCTTAACTTTGTGTCTAGTTTTTCTTGACCTTTCCAGGAGGTCCTTTTTCTCAATGTCCGTTTTTACTGGTACAGTTCATACAACAGCCCCTTCTTTTTTGTTTTTTGAGGTGAGTTATAAGTATTAATTATTTATGACTTGAGAGGCTTGCCGATTACTCTATTACTTCGTTTTTCTTTTTCCTATACAAGGCAAGGAACAGCAGTCCGACAGCAGATGCGATAGTGACGGTAAGATAAAGCTGTTTGAACCCGCCGTTCATAGTTTTTTGGAATTCACCCTCTAAGGCACCTCTTCGGTTGTCAATCTCTCTCATGTAAATGGTTTTCGCGGTTTCAAAGCCAGAAGGAATTGCGTTTTTCAGTTCGGTCATTTTGTTGATAGTGTCGCTCATCTGGGATTTAGCTGCTGTCATCGAGTTTATCGCCGCTTTCATCTGCTGCTGCTTAGACTTGTTTTCCTCCACTTTAGTTTGCAGACTTTTGATTGCGCTTTCAAGCTCAGACTTTTTTGCATCTAGGTCAGCTGCGGATTTAACCCCGCTAAGCTGATCTAACACATTTTTTGGAATGTTGCTTTTAACTGATTCAGGGATTAATGCAAGAATACTAAACGAAGGGGTTTTGCCTGTCATTACATCTACGGGCGCAGAAAAGGTTTTAGGCGCTGCTTGCGGCATAGCAGCCATCATAGATTCCAAGCTTTCTATCTGCTTCAGCGCGTTCTTCTGTGAAGCGATAGCCTTTTCCATTCCGTCAATACCTTGACCGATTCCATCATATCCGCTCTGCATTTTCTCAATGTTTATATCAAGATCGGACATTGAGCTTCTCATGGCTGTAATTCCGCCGTCAATGCCATTCTGAATTTTTGCTATGATGCTAGGGGTGGTTGTTTTAAACATTTCACCCGCCAAGGTCTTGCAGTTTGATGTTATGGTGGTAACATCAGATGCTTTTAAGAGATTACTCAAATCCTCAGACATAGTAAAATCACTGTTGGAATTCATATTTATTTCAACCTTTTGCAGTGAGGAAAAATCAGGAATCTCGACACCTGCCAGCTTATCCTTCATGTTTGGGTCATTTTTCAGCTTGGTCAGCGTATCATTCAGTTCCTGAGCATAGGGCAGCTGAGGCATACTGACTTCTGAAGGCAGCATATTCATCAGGTTGGTTTGAACTGACATACCCGCATGAGAAATAAACCCAACCATAATAGCGGGTGCGATAGCAGTTCCAATCGAACGAATCAGCGAAAGGGTAGCCAAAGCTGAGTTGGATTCTTCAATTCGGGTATTATCCAGCATCATATAGTTCAATGGGGTGCCCATAGTAAAGCCTATGCCGATGCCTACCAACATCAGTCCAATAAAGACAGTAACGAAACTAGGATGGCTCGCCGTGACGAGAATCAGGAACAGCGAGCCGATCATGGACACTAAGAAACCGAAACCCAGTACAATTTTTACGCCGAACTTATCAATCAGCCTGCCCGAAACAGGAGCACCAACGCCAGAGAATAAGCCTAAAATCAAAACAAAATATCCGCCATTTCCAGTGGTTATCTTCATAGCGTTTTCTGAGAACTGGGGTACAAAAACCATACCCATTATAATGATGCCGGTCAGGAAGCCTAGAAAAAGGGTGATTAAAATTCGCGGATTTTTAAAATATGTTAGATTGATAACCGGGTCATCGGCCTTTTTTTCCGCTAAAATAAACAATGGCAGCAGGAGTATGAAGATTATTAGGAAAGGATAAACTGATGTGCTGAAAAATGTCATCTTAAAATTAAAGAAATCAATGTTCCTCAAGCCATACATGACGGATAGTATCATTATGGTCAACACCGAGATGCC belongs to Bacillota bacterium and includes:
- a CDS encoding MFS transporter, with protein sequence MSKVGSGRKHSYAFIMITYLLGIFMGAIDTGIVTPARTIIQNNLMVDEKTGIWMITIYTLAYAASIPIMGKLADKRGRKYIYLISIFLFGFGSLLCGLSQNFKSFEFLLVARVVQAIGGGGIVPIATAEFGTTFPKEKRGMALGLVGGVYGVANIIGSSAGSAILDIFGNNRWQFIFYVNVPITLFILIAGLICLPNTKSEDVRKIDIWGISVLTIMILSVMYGLRNIDFFNFKMTFFSTSVYPFLIIFILLLPLFILAEKKADDPVINLTYFKNPRILITLFLGFLTGIIIMGMVFVPQFSENAMKITTGNGGYFVLILGLFSGVGAPVSGRLIDKFGVKIVLGFGFLVSMIGSLFLILVTASHPSFVTVFIGLMLVGIGIGFTMGTPLNYMMLDNTRIEESNSALATLSLIRSIGTAIAPAIMVGFISHAGMSVQTNLMNMLPSEVSMPQLPYAQELNDTLTKLKNDPNMKDKLAGVEIPDFSSLQKVEINMNSNSDFTMSEDLSNLLKASDVTTITSNCKTLAGEMFKTTTPSIIAKIQNGIDGGITAMRSSMSDLDINIEKMQSGYDGIGQGIDGMEKAIASQKNALKQIESLESMMAAMPQAAPKTFSAPVDVMTGKTPSFSILALIPESVKSNIPKNVLDQLSGVKSAADLDAKKSELESAIKSLQTKVEENKSKQQQMKAAINSMTAAKSQMSDTINKMTELKNAIPSGFETAKTIYMREIDNRRGALEGEFQKTMNGGFKQLYLTVTIASAVGLLFLALYRKKKNEVIE